Proteins encoded within one genomic window of Hevea brasiliensis isolate MT/VB/25A 57/8 chromosome 8, ASM3005281v1, whole genome shotgun sequence:
- the LOC110644253 gene encoding fatty acyl-CoA reductase 2, chloroplastic isoform X2 — protein sequence MVQSASETMPQSSSCIGILDFLRGKNYFITGATGFVAKVLIEKILRAVPKVGRIYLLIKEKDKDAAVERLKNEVIGEELFKCLKQIHGKSYEAFMMTANTTLDERYDVALNVNTQGPAWLLEFAKKCKNLKLFLHVSSAYVNGEREGIILERPFHLGQSIAEERIPPTSVPWLDVSAEIKLASDMMESLGDDNEGAQKMRDLGRERARIYGWQNTYVFTKAMGEMLINSKRENLPIVIIRPSIIESTYSEPFPGWIQENRVTDPVFISYGKGQLPGFVGNPKTVLDIIPVDMVVNAIIAAVAKHGTVGKAQLRVYHVTSSVSNPISFGQVFDFACDHFTSFPLLNSKGKIKEFKYFSSMDSFSSYIRDETEQQIGLNGDLSTLDPKLRLQMRTECANRLQRFARMAELYEPYAFYKGWFDCSNIKELIQNMSTQEKKLFRFDVESINWKHYIKNVHLPGLRRHVMKEKLVAVARL from the exons ATGGTACAGAGTGCTTCTGAGACGATGCCTCAATCATCTTCATGTATCGGGATTCTTGATTTTCTTCGCGGAAAGAACTACTTCATCACTGGCGCAACTGGCTTTGTAGCTAAAG TTTTAATCGAGAAGATACTGCGAGCAGTTCCTAAAGTGGGAAGAATTTATCTCTTGATAAAGGAGAAAGACAAGGACGCTGCTGTGGAAAGATTGAAAAATGAG gtcATAGGTGAGGAGCTGTTCAAGTGCTTGAAACAAATTCATGGAAAATCTTATGAAGCGTTCATGATGA CAGCCAACACAACACTTGATGAAAG GTATGATGTCGCTCTTAACGTAAACACCCAAGGACCTGCTTGGTTATTAGAATTTGCAAAGAAGTGCAAAAACCTTAAACTGTTCTTGCATGTTTCCTCTG CGTATGTTAATGGGGAAAGAGAAGGAATAATCTTGGAGAGGCCTTTCCATCTGGGACAAAGCATAGCAGAGGAAAGGATCCCCCCAACTTCTGTCCCTTGGTTGGATGTCAGTGCTGAGATCAAGTTGGCTTCTGATATGATGGAATCTCTCGGGGATGATAATGAAGGAGCTCAAAAAATGAGAGATCTGGGGAGGGAGAG GGCAAGAATCTATGGATGGCAAAACACGTACGTTTTCACCAAAGCCATGGGTGAGATGCTAATCAATAGCAAGAGAGAGAATCTACCAATTGTGATCATCCGCCCAAGCATTATTGAGAGCACCTACTCAGAGCCCTTCCCTGGATGGATACAAGAAAACAG AGTAACTGACCCAGTGTTCATATCATATGGGAAAGgtcagcttccaggttttgttgGGAACCCCAAAACAGTTCTTGACATT ATACCTGTGGATATGGTGGTGAATGCCATTATAGCAGCCGTGGCAAAGCATGGGACTGTTGGTAAAGCACAACTACGTGTGTACCATGTTACATCATCTGTCTCTAATCCTATTTCCTTTGGCCAAGTATTCGACTTTGCCTGTGATCACTTCACTTCTTTTCCACTACTGAActcaaaagggaaaattaaggaaTTCAAGTATTTCAGCTCAATGGACAGTTTTTCTTCTTACATTAGGGACGAAACAGAACAGCAAATTGGACTAAACGGCGATCTATCCACTTTAGATCCCAAGTTGCGTCTCCAGATGCGAACAGAATGCGCCAATAGGCTTCAGCGATTCGCCCGCATGGCTGAATTATATGAACCCTATGCATTTTATAAAGGATG GTTCGACTGCAGCAACATTAAGGAATTGATCCAAAACATGTCGACTCAAGAGAAGAAATTGTTTCGATTTGATGTGGAGAGCATAAATTGGAAGCATTACATAAAAAACGTTCACCTTCCAGGCCTGCGGAGGCATGTTATGAAAGAAAAGCTTGTAGCAGTTGCAAGATTGTGA
- the LOC110644253 gene encoding fatty acyl-CoA reductase 2, chloroplastic isoform X1 has translation MVQSASETMPQSSSCIGILDFLRGKNYFITGATGFVAKVLIEKILRAVPKVGRIYLLIKEKDKDAAVERLKNEVIGEELFKCLKQIHGKSYEAFMMSKLVPLSGNLCEYNLGMDSDTATEIARHVHVIVNSAANTTLDERYDVALNVNTQGPAWLLEFAKKCKNLKLFLHVSSAYVNGEREGIILERPFHLGQSIAEERIPPTSVPWLDVSAEIKLASDMMESLGDDNEGAQKMRDLGRERARIYGWQNTYVFTKAMGEMLINSKRENLPIVIIRPSIIESTYSEPFPGWIQENRVTDPVFISYGKGQLPGFVGNPKTVLDIIPVDMVVNAIIAAVAKHGTVGKAQLRVYHVTSSVSNPISFGQVFDFACDHFTSFPLLNSKGKIKEFKYFSSMDSFSSYIRDETEQQIGLNGDLSTLDPKLRLQMRTECANRLQRFARMAELYEPYAFYKGWFDCSNIKELIQNMSTQEKKLFRFDVESINWKHYIKNVHLPGLRRHVMKEKLVAVARL, from the exons ATGGTACAGAGTGCTTCTGAGACGATGCCTCAATCATCTTCATGTATCGGGATTCTTGATTTTCTTCGCGGAAAGAACTACTTCATCACTGGCGCAACTGGCTTTGTAGCTAAAG TTTTAATCGAGAAGATACTGCGAGCAGTTCCTAAAGTGGGAAGAATTTATCTCTTGATAAAGGAGAAAGACAAGGACGCTGCTGTGGAAAGATTGAAAAATGAG gtcATAGGTGAGGAGCTGTTCAAGTGCTTGAAACAAATTCATGGAAAATCTTATGAAGCGTTCATGATGAGTAAGCTAGTTCCGTTGTCTGGGAATCTATGTGAATATAATCTAGGGATGGATTCTGATACAGCTACTGAAATTGCAAGACATGTCCATGTGATTGTGAACTCAGCAGCCAACACAACACTTGATGAAAG GTATGATGTCGCTCTTAACGTAAACACCCAAGGACCTGCTTGGTTATTAGAATTTGCAAAGAAGTGCAAAAACCTTAAACTGTTCTTGCATGTTTCCTCTG CGTATGTTAATGGGGAAAGAGAAGGAATAATCTTGGAGAGGCCTTTCCATCTGGGACAAAGCATAGCAGAGGAAAGGATCCCCCCAACTTCTGTCCCTTGGTTGGATGTCAGTGCTGAGATCAAGTTGGCTTCTGATATGATGGAATCTCTCGGGGATGATAATGAAGGAGCTCAAAAAATGAGAGATCTGGGGAGGGAGAG GGCAAGAATCTATGGATGGCAAAACACGTACGTTTTCACCAAAGCCATGGGTGAGATGCTAATCAATAGCAAGAGAGAGAATCTACCAATTGTGATCATCCGCCCAAGCATTATTGAGAGCACCTACTCAGAGCCCTTCCCTGGATGGATACAAGAAAACAG AGTAACTGACCCAGTGTTCATATCATATGGGAAAGgtcagcttccaggttttgttgGGAACCCCAAAACAGTTCTTGACATT ATACCTGTGGATATGGTGGTGAATGCCATTATAGCAGCCGTGGCAAAGCATGGGACTGTTGGTAAAGCACAACTACGTGTGTACCATGTTACATCATCTGTCTCTAATCCTATTTCCTTTGGCCAAGTATTCGACTTTGCCTGTGATCACTTCACTTCTTTTCCACTACTGAActcaaaagggaaaattaaggaaTTCAAGTATTTCAGCTCAATGGACAGTTTTTCTTCTTACATTAGGGACGAAACAGAACAGCAAATTGGACTAAACGGCGATCTATCCACTTTAGATCCCAAGTTGCGTCTCCAGATGCGAACAGAATGCGCCAATAGGCTTCAGCGATTCGCCCGCATGGCTGAATTATATGAACCCTATGCATTTTATAAAGGATG GTTCGACTGCAGCAACATTAAGGAATTGATCCAAAACATGTCGACTCAAGAGAAGAAATTGTTTCGATTTGATGTGGAGAGCATAAATTGGAAGCATTACATAAAAAACGTTCACCTTCCAGGCCTGCGGAGGCATGTTATGAAAGAAAAGCTTGTAGCAGTTGCAAGATTGTGA